The Priestia koreensis genomic interval GTCGAGTCAGAAGTTGGGGCAACAATCGTTCCAAAGTCGACGCTTTCCGCTATTCCCCAGCTAAATACGGTCGCGCTCTCGATTGAGGATGCCGAAATTGTCTCAGAGTCAGCCGTTATTTGGCTAAAGGATCGCTATTTGTCAAAGAGCGCTCAGCACTTTTTAGAATTGTTTCAACAGGACGTTGTAAAATAATTGTTTGAAAGTTTACGAGTCTTCATATATGCTGTTAACGAAAACCCTTTCAATATCTCACCTCTTTTTTATAGAGCGTTTAGGAGTGAAGTTGATGAAGAATATACGAATTAAACTTGCTGGTTCACCCACTCTAAAAGAAGCTTCTATTCACCAAGATTTCCATTCCATTACCCTTTCAACACAGACCATTCAGCTCGAAAATCTCATCTGCGATCCGCCCGTTCATGGAACGGTATACGGCGCGCTTTTAAATTATAAAGGAGAGCTTGAAGCATTAGGTGATCAGGTACATAATGCGCCGTATCAAAAGCCGCCTGTGGCACCGGTTTTATACATTAAGCCTGTGAATACCTTATCTGGTATGCATCACCCTATTCCACTACCTGCTGATACCACTCATCTTTCTGTGGGAGCGGCTTTGGCTGTCGTTTTTAAGGAGACCGCATCAAACGTTACCGAGCAAAAAGCGCTAGATTACGTGTTAGGTTATACGATCGCCAATGATGTGAGTATTCCGCACGATACGTATTTCCGTCCGGCGATTAAGCAGAAAGCACGGGATGGATTTTGTCCCATGGGTCCTTACATTATGCTAAAAGAGCATGTCAAAGACCCAGATCATCTTGCAGTTCGAGTTTTCGTAAACGGCGAATTAAAGCAGGAAAACACAACGGCAAATCTCATTCGCTCTGTTTCCAAGCTTATTTCTGACGTCTCATCATTTATGACCTTTTACAAAGGCGATGTTTTACTGATCGGGGTTCCAGAGAATAAACCGATTGTTCAAAACGGTGATGTTGTGCGCATTGAACTAGACGGCATTGGGTATTTAGAAAACGTCGTTCAGCTCGAGGAGGTGAAAGGATGAAAAAAGCGCGCGTTGCTTGTAATGGAACGATTCATAACGCTGTTGGAGTAGAAGCAGGATTGCAGCTTCCAAGCGGCCAAATCGTCAAAGAAAATGACGTGATTTTCCTTCCTCCTGTTCAACCTAAAACCGTGTTTGCGCTCGGATTAAACTACGCGGATCATGCGAAGGAGCTGTCCTTTAATGCGCCGACCGAGCCTCTTGTGTTTTTAAAAGGACCGAACACATTTGTTGGGCACAGATCGAAAACGGTTCGT includes:
- a CDS encoding fumarylacetoacetate hydrolase family protein translates to MKNIRIKLAGSPTLKEASIHQDFHSITLSTQTIQLENLICDPPVHGTVYGALLNYKGELEALGDQVHNAPYQKPPVAPVLYIKPVNTLSGMHHPIPLPADTTHLSVGAALAVVFKETASNVTEQKALDYVLGYTIANDVSIPHDTYFRPAIKQKARDGFCPMGPYIMLKEHVKDPDHLAVRVFVNGELKQENTTANLIRSVSKLISDVSSFMTFYKGDVLLIGVPENKPIVQNGDVVRIELDGIGYLENVVQLEEVKG